One part of the Bacteroidia bacterium genome encodes these proteins:
- a CDS encoding TraR/DksA family transcriptional regulator, whose protein sequence is MTETNKKLLRYSDQYLADFEAVILQKLSEAQATVEQLLDSLESSKEHATSTINSIDDYTDFAEKEYLFTMIQRQERFIYQLKEALVRVKNKTYGICKKTGELIDKRRLLLVPHTALSLQAKA, encoded by the coding sequence ATGACAGAAACGAATAAAAAATTACTCAGGTACAGCGATCAATACCTTGCTGATTTTGAGGCAGTTATCCTACAGAAACTTTCAGAAGCTCAAGCAACTGTAGAGCAGCTTCTAGATTCTTTAGAGTCTTCGAAAGAGCATGCAACATCTACTATAAACAGCATAGATGATTATACGGACTTTGCGGAGAAAGAATATCTTTTTACCATGATTCAACGTCAAGAGCGCTTTATTTATCAACTGAAAGAAGCTCTTGTGAGGGTCAAGAATAAAACCTACGGCATCTGTAAAAAGACCGGGGAATTAATCGATAAGCGCAGACTCTTGCTGGTCCCGCATACTGCGCTAAGTTTACAAGCAAAAGCCTAG
- a CDS encoding SET domain-containing protein, whose translation MIHPDTELRYINPSIGYGVVAKKLIPAGTITWVMDAFDIELPPEKLDSLSAAYKAKIDKYAFRNRVGNYIICWDHGKYINHSFDSNCLTTAYDFEIAIRDIFPGEQLTDDYGYLNINTPFYAFDEGLERKVVYPDDLLRYYKDWDKTLGRIFFLIEKVNQPLKKYFEKESWQEIQLVLEGRKYMKSILTNYFPQL comes from the coding sequence ATGATTCATCCTGATACAGAATTAAGATATATCAATCCTTCCATCGGTTATGGAGTAGTCGCGAAAAAGCTTATACCTGCCGGAACGATTACTTGGGTCATGGATGCATTTGATATTGAACTTCCCCCGGAGAAACTGGACAGTCTTAGTGCTGCCTATAAAGCCAAAATTGATAAATATGCATTTAGAAATAGAGTAGGTAATTACATCATTTGCTGGGATCATGGGAAATATATCAATCACAGCTTTGATTCAAATTGCCTGACTACAGCCTATGATTTTGAAATAGCTATAAGAGACATTTTTCCTGGTGAGCAACTTACAGATGATTATGGATACTTAAATATCAACACCCCTTTTTATGCATTTGATGAAGGTTTGGAAAGGAAAGTGGTGTATCCTGATGATTTGCTAAGGTATTATAAGGATTGGGATAAAACCCTTGGAAGGATTTTTTTTCTAATAGAAAAAGTCAATCAACCTTTGAAGAAGTATTTTGAAAAAGAATCCTGGCAGGAAATCCAGCTTGTTCTGGAAGGTAGAAAATATATGAAATCAATCCTTACAAACTATTTCCCTCAATTGTAA
- a CDS encoding RNA-binding protein gives MKITVSNLNLSVDQEDLLALFVEFGEVERIQIFSSSKKNRIAFIEMANILDALEAVQELDGELYMGRPISVSVEKVNVFIKDSIQPTLGYWEFRDEYDYEEGPDDNDEEYSDYEDGYENNGGKFKKIRNRGSSSYADIE, from the coding sequence ATGAAGATTACTGTTTCGAATCTGAACTTATCGGTTGATCAAGAAGACCTCTTGGCTTTATTTGTTGAATTTGGAGAAGTAGAAAGAATTCAGATTTTCTCGTCATCCAAAAAAAATCGAATTGCTTTCATTGAAATGGCAAATATTCTTGATGCCCTTGAGGCAGTTCAAGAGCTCGATGGAGAGCTGTATATGGGTCGCCCAATATCCGTAAGTGTAGAAAAAGTAAACGTATTCATCAAAGATTCTATTCAACCTACTTTGGGATATTGGGAATTCAGAGATGAGTATGATTATGAAGAAGGGCCCGATGACAATGACGAAGAATATTCAGACTATGAGGATGGGTATGAGAACAATGGAGGGAAGTTTAAGAAAATTCGCAATAGAGGCTCCTCTAGTTATGCAGATATAGAATAA